CCGAACACTTTGTTGTAGCCGATTTTGAGGGACTTGATGCCTGTCCGTTCGCGTTCCTGCTGTTCCAAGTCACGCAGCCATGTACGTCCCGAGGACTGGAGTGTTCGCAGTCTGTCCAACTCATCGTCAACGCCTTCCCGGAACAGCCCCCCTTCGCGGGTCTGAACGGGCGGATCGTCGACAATTTGCTGCGTGATGCCGTCGACCAGCCTCTTCACGTTTGGCAGCCGTGCCAAGAGATTTTGCAAAAGTGGAGGAAGCTTTGCCGCACTCAAGGCGTCCACTACGGACTGACCGTTTGCCAAAGAATTCGCCAAGGCGAGCAGGTCACGTGCATTGCCGCTGTTAAACGCGAAACGTGCGACGAGTCGGGCGAGATCGTGTACCCCCCGGAGCGCTTCACGGACTTCTTCTCGCACAATGAGATCATTGACAAGCGCGTCGACCGCTTCGTGGCGCTCGCTGATGGCGTCGATTTGGCACAGCGGCCGTTCCAGCCACGCCCGCAGCATTCTTCCGCCGGCAGCAGTAACGGTGGCATCCAGGAGCCCCAGAAGTGACCCCTTGCGAGACCCATCGCGTGCTGTGGCCGTGAGCTCCAAGTGATGCATTGCCGTCTGGTTCAATACGAGGTGTGTCTGCTCAAACAAAGGACGTGGCTCTTGCAGGTGGCGCAAAGTCATTTTCTGTGTCTCTTGTATGTATTGGAGCACGTTTGCAACTGCTACGGCCGTCGCTGTGTTCTCCCCAATGCCGAGGACTGCCGAACTGGCCACACTGTACTGTGTCTGGATTACATCAATTCTGCCAGACGGTCTATAAGTGAGCAGCGTGCCTGTCTCAGCAATAAAGTCATCGAGCCAATTCGGAATCTGTCCTTTGACTGCAACGATCTCGATGGGCTCCCAGAGTTGAAGCTGTCGCGCGCATTCCACTTCTCCCGCTTCACCTGCGAATACCTCTCCTGTGCCTACGTCAACCATCGCTAGACCATAGTGCGATCCGACACATCCAATGGCCGCCAAGAAACGATTAGATTGTTCCTTTGATAGTGCCGTTCCCGGCGTTACAATTCGGACAACCTCCCGCTGAACAAGACCCTTGGCAGCCTTCGGGTCCTCGACCTGATCGCAAATTGCCACTCGATACCCCTTGTCAATGAGACGCTCAAGGTACTGCTCAACTGCGTGATAGGGCACGCCACACATAGGAATGCGTCCGGCTTCCCCGGCATCACGCCCTGTTAGGGTTATATCCAGTTCACGACTTGCAGTGACTGCATCGTCAAAAAATAGTTCATAAAAATCACCTAAACGAAACATCAGCAATGCGTCTTGGTGCGACGTTTTGATCTCTTGGTATTGACGCATCATTGGCGTCAGCGCCATGTTTGTACCTCCCCGCAGGGCTTGCCTAATTTGCCACGATACAGAAAGCGGCCGCCGCAGCGGGCGACCGCATGGATATCCTCAGTGGGCGGAACAGGATCCGCAATCACCCGAACTGCAACTCCCGCCCGAGCCACATTGACGAGGCCCTTTTTCAACAGGTACTTCCCCTTTGAGCCGGGCAAGAAGGACGAGAATGACTTCTTGTAACATGCCGTTCAACTCGTCGTGTGCCGCTTTGTACTGAAGAGCGACTGGAATTTCCGTCAGCTTGTCCTCAACTTTGTGTACTTCCTCTTGAATCCGTTGATACTTTTCGCTTTCTTCACCCAACCGCCCTTTCAAAACGAGCAACCCGTTTGTCTTCTTCTTCAGCTCGTCAAATAGGGCTTGCGCTTCTCGGTGCTTCATCATTTTATCCCGAGCCTGCCAATACATTTGTGCAGCTTCAGAGCTGGAGATTGTCCGCGCAATGACATCCGCTTTTTCGAGCAAGGGCTGGTATGTCTGTTCCATCGCTGTTGTCATGAAACCTCCTCCTCTCTTGTCACCATGCGACCCTTGAGAAGGAACGTCTGCGGGTGTGTAATTTCAACCTGCACATGCTGCCCTCGCAAATCAATACTGCCTGGAAAGAGAATCAAGCGGTTGGTCCGCGTGCGACCCGACAGAACCTGCGCATTCGTCTTGCTCGCTCCCTCAACGAGAACATCGACGACTTCACCCTTCAAATCTTGGTTGCGCTTGAGACACACTTCAGCTTGGGCTTCGTTTAATCGGTAAAGTCGCTGTTTTTTCTCATCTAGAGTCAAGGTGTCTTCGAACCGCGCTGCCGGCGTATTTTCGCGCGGTGAATAAATGAAAGTAAAGGCGTTGTCAAATTGAACTTCTCGCACAAGCGACACGGTATCTTCAAACTGTTCTTCCGTTTCCCCTGGGAATCCAACGATAATGTCCGTTGTCAAGCTGACTCCCGGAATAGCGGCACGAATTTTCTTCACGAGTTGCAAATAGTACTCGCGAGTGTGTGAACGATTCATGCGTTTTAAGATCTCGTTGTTCCCAGATTGAACCGGCAGGTGAACGTGCTCCACTACATGTTCGCACTCGGCAATGGCAGCAATCAAATCATCACTGAAGTTCCACGGATTGGATGTCGTGAATCGAATCCGATCGATCCCAGGGATGTCATTGACTTCTCGAAGCAACTTAGCAAACGAACTGGTTCCCAAGTCAACGCCGTAATCATTGACGTTTTGACCGAGCAGAGTAATTTCCTTAAACCCATCTGCAACCAGTTGGCGAACTTCCTGAACGATGTCTTCCGGTTGCCGACTGCGCTCACGGCCCCGCGTGTACGGGACAATACAGTAGGTACAAAACTTGTTGCAGCCATACTGAATATTGACCCATGCCCGGACGTTATCCTTACGAGCTTTAGGCATGTCTTCAACTGTCTCCGCGGCCTTGTCCCACACTTCCATAACCGTGGCTTGGGAGGTTCTAGCTTCGGCTAGGAGGGCCGGTAACCGGTCGATGTTGTGCGTTCCAAATACAACGTCAACCCAAGGGAATTTTTCCAAAACCATTTTCTGAACGCCCTGTTCCTGTGCCATACATCCGCAGAGCCCCAAGACCAACTCAGGATTGCGCTGTTTCAAGGGACGTAACCGGCCAATTTCGCCGAACACCTTGTCCTCAGCATTTTCCCGAACGGCGCACGTATTGAACAAAATGACATCAGATTCTTCCTGACTATCCGTGGGAACGTAACCCATTCCTTGTAGGAGCCCCGCCATAACTTCTGTGTCATGTTCGTTCATCTGACACCCATATGTTCGTAAGTAGTACTTTTTCGGCGTACCATCTGTATTGAAACCCGTATACCGATATTCGTCCGGCATCTCGTAAGAGGTTCGGTCCAAGTTACTCATTATCGGCTTGGGCCTTCTGACCTGTGCAAGCTTTTCCAACTCATCTATACTTAACTTTGTTAAATTCACTTTGTCCTCGGGATTGACAATCGACAAACCCAAACCCACCCTTCGACAAAAATCCATTCTTAATTATACATGAACCGCTGATGACAAACACGTTCAAAAACCTGGGGAATCCTCCCGTAACACCATCCCGGGTGTTCACCTCACAAGGACCCGTCTCCGTTTAACGATGAGGCTGTTCCCACAACCCGCTGATTAAGCCATTTTTATCTAAGTAGCCGTACAGTATAAATCATAAGCAACCAGCCAACATTATGACAGCTTGGACAGTCTGATATGTAAACTGTACGAGACTGTTTAATAGTGGACCAATTCCATGAGGAACAAACATAGGACAGGAGGAATTTGAAATTATGACGGTAGCTAGCCAGGTCAAACAAACATTAGCGGGGTTAAAGAGTGCACAGGCAAGCTTCGAACAGTTTGCACTACAAACCCAAAACCAACAGGCGAAACAACTTTATACGGACGCGGCAAGCCAAACACAAACCATTGTCGACACTCTCGAACAACGTGTCGGACAAATGGAGCAAGAAGAACCCCAGTACAAAGGGTTCTAACTTCAATAGCTAAACGGTCGGACGGAAGCTGCGTAACTTGCTTCCGTCCTTCATTCTATAACCCGACGTCCAGGAACCTGAAATCATCAATAGGAGACATGTCATGATGCCTGTCTACGTCGAAACACTGTTGAAGTCGATCCTATCCTTTATCGCCCTTATCGCTGTATGCCGAGTCATCGGTAAACGGGTCGATATTGTCTTGCCGGTTGTGTTCGGCGCCTTGGCGGCGTTTCTTGCTGTTGACCGAAATGTGAGGGTGATCGATGGCTTGATTGCACTTGGCACATGGGGTCTTCTCACGGTTTTACTCGGGTGGATCGTGATTAAATCGAAACCCGCGCAAAATCTCATCAACGGACAAGCGACCCCTCTCATCCAAGGGGGCAACATCGTAGGAAAAAACCTGCAAAAACTGCGCATGCCTGTTGGCGATCTCTTGGCTCTCTTGCGGGAGAAAGACGCATTCAAGCTGGCTGAAGTGGAATTTGCAGCACTGGAAAGCGATGGCCAAATCAGTGTCATGAAAAAGGCGGATAGCCAACCGGTCACACCGAAGACAGCTGGTATAGCGGTGCAGAATGAACCGGAGCCCAAAGTCGTGATCGAAGATGGTGTGGTCAATTACAATGGTCTCCTGCAGGATGGGTACGTAGAAGGTTGGATCTTAAGCGAAGCCAAAAAGCAGGGCGCCACGAGTGACGACGAAGTGTTCCTCGCACAACTTGACAACTCGAACAACTTGTATGTGGACTTAAAAAATGACGTGTTGAAAAAAACGCCAAACGACCCCACAACGAAATCAAAGCTCTTATTATTGGCGTCATTGAAGAAAATTCAGTCAGACTTGGAGAGCTTCGCCATGCAGACCGAAAACCAAGCGGCAAGAACCAGCTACACCGAATCCGCTGAACAACTCAAGCGCTTGATCTCAGAGACTTCGCCATTTCTCAAGATGTAATTCCGGTTGGTCTCTTGTCATCACATTGTCATGGTACAACGAAGCCAAGCTCTCGTGTTAAACGAGAGAATCTGCGATACTGAACGTATCCGTGAAGATTGAAGTGAACTTGGAGGAGTTGTATCGTGTCGGACAAACTCAACATTCCGACTTTCGAGGTTTCCGTTGTCGGTAAGGAACATGTGTACGACGGGGCTGTTGTGGCACCGGATAAGCAGTCATTTGCAAGTGACTTGCCGGACATAGACCGTATTATCCGGGCCCATCAAGCACTCTTAATATATGACAGTCGATGGTACTACATCCCATTTCATCAAATACAGCTCATCACGAAGGGCAAGCGACGTTTTTCACTTCCGTGGCCTCTCGTATAAACTCTTGGATTCTCGCGTCGTCGTGATCGCGCGCGCCGGTCCCTCATCATTCCCAGGACATACGTACGCGCGACCACAGCGACAGCGTGCTCCCCGAACCTACTCATGTTGACCTCGCACGCTCGCGCAACTGCCCGATGATACCGCGCAGGGACTTGCGCCGAATGTCAGGTTCGTCGAATTTCATTGGTTTCGCGTTCGCCTCAAAAAACCATGGGTGCCCTTTTCTATCAATCCCGATATCCATCGACATTTCGCCAAGTTCACCGTCATTCGCACTGTCTATGGCTTCTGCAGCTTGAACGACAAACTGTTCCAATTCTGATTGTACACGCCCTGCAGCAGTCCCGAACGCCTGGACGAGGACCGCGTCGGCGTTCGCTATGGATCCACCGTTTGGAACGTGGGTCGTGATGGTGCCATCCCCACTGACGCGGACACCACGACCAACCATATGCCAAGTATTATTCTGTTTTTGCAAGAGAACTCTAAAGTCGCACGGGTTCCCTCCATATTCCAGTAATGGTATAGCTTGTTGAACGACATATCGGCCTGGTACTCGTTCTCGATTGACCGTGTTCCAAACTTCTTGGAGGTTGGCACACGTATGATGAGTTGTGCGACCATGCTTTAAAACGTGGACTAGCCAACAACTGCCCTTACTCGCTTCTACACGCAGCATCCCGTGACCAACGCTACCCCCAGAAGGCTTCAGATATACAGCTCCATGCCGTTGTAGAATGCTCAAAAAAGTAGATTGTTCTAGCTGACCTGCTGTTTCCGGTAAATAGCTGGTCAGACCGTTTTCCGTAATGATCTCGTAGATACGGGATTTACTAAAATACGCCGGATTAAATACAGGAATCTCTAGCTTTTGAAGAGTACGGCGGGCACG
This is a stretch of genomic DNA from Alicyclobacillus dauci. It encodes these proteins:
- the mutS gene encoding DNA mismatch repair protein MutS translates to MALTPMMRQYQEIKTSHQDALLMFRLGDFYELFFDDAVTASRELDITLTGRDAGEAGRIPMCGVPYHAVEQYLERLIDKGYRVAICDQVEDPKAAKGLVQREVVRIVTPGTALSKEQSNRFLAAIGCVGSHYGLAMVDVGTGEVFAGEAGEVECARQLQLWEPIEIVAVKGQIPNWLDDFIAETGTLLTYRPSGRIDVIQTQYSVASSAVLGIGENTATAVAVANVLQYIQETQKMTLRHLQEPRPLFEQTHLVLNQTAMHHLELTATARDGSRKGSLLGLLDATVTAAGGRMLRAWLERPLCQIDAISERHEAVDALVNDLIVREEVREALRGVHDLARLVARFAFNSGNARDLLALANSLANGQSVVDALSAAKLPPLLQNLLARLPNVKRLVDGITQQIVDDPPVQTREGGLFREGVDDELDRLRTLQSSGRTWLRDLEQQERERTGIKSLKIGYNKVFGYYIEVSKTHSANVPGEYERRQTLANAERFVLPELKARETEILSAEERAMAKEYELFQVFRERVLEYGGQIRVWADVLAEIDVLQSLAHVATERRFVRPEMKLEAGIQITGGRHPVVEMLTPGRFVPNDTVLDPQQHMIVLTGPNMGGKSTYMRQTAIIVIMAQMGGFVPAESATVGIVDQIFARIGAADDLGRGQSTFMVEMIELAEILRQSTGRSLVLLDEIGRGTSTYDGLSIAEAVLEELSIREEKPLTMFATHYHELIQFSAQFERVRNYSMAVEETRDGITFLHTVVTRPSDRSYGIQVARLAGLPQQVVARAAELLRARETTGPALDEVAVTGEDRPAKQDERGSVSEAPEVREKEGALALFDGPYRSFAEMVAQMNVLSMTPLDAMNRLNEIVEKARRML
- a CDS encoding YlbF family regulator, with the protein product MTTAMEQTYQPLLEKADVIARTISSSEAAQMYWQARDKMMKHREAQALFDELKKKTNGLLVLKGRLGEESEKYQRIQEEVHKVEDKLTEIPVALQYKAAHDELNGMLQEVILVLLARLKGEVPVEKGPRQCGSGGSCSSGDCGSCSAH
- the miaB gene encoding tRNA (N6-isopentenyl adenosine(37)-C2)-methylthiotransferase MiaB; amino-acid sequence: MSNLDRTSYEMPDEYRYTGFNTDGTPKKYYLRTYGCQMNEHDTEVMAGLLQGMGYVPTDSQEESDVILFNTCAVRENAEDKVFGEIGRLRPLKQRNPELVLGLCGCMAQEQGVQKMVLEKFPWVDVVFGTHNIDRLPALLAEARTSQATVMEVWDKAAETVEDMPKARKDNVRAWVNIQYGCNKFCTYCIVPYTRGRERSRQPEDIVQEVRQLVADGFKEITLLGQNVNDYGVDLGTSSFAKLLREVNDIPGIDRIRFTTSNPWNFSDDLIAAIAECEHVVEHVHLPVQSGNNEILKRMNRSHTREYYLQLVKKIRAAIPGVSLTTDIIVGFPGETEEQFEDTVSLVREVQFDNAFTFIYSPRENTPAARFEDTLTLDEKKQRLYRLNEAQAEVCLKRNQDLKGEVVDVLVEGASKTNAQVLSGRTRTNRLILFPGSIDLRGQHVQVEITHPQTFLLKGRMVTREEEVS
- a CDS encoding DUF1657 domain-containing protein, which gives rise to MTVASQVKQTLAGLKSAQASFEQFALQTQNQQAKQLYTDAASQTQTIVDTLEQRVGQMEQEEPQYKGF
- a CDS encoding DUF421 domain-containing protein translates to MMPVYVETLLKSILSFIALIAVCRVIGKRVDIVLPVVFGALAAFLAVDRNVRVIDGLIALGTWGLLTVLLGWIVIKSKPAQNLINGQATPLIQGGNIVGKNLQKLRMPVGDLLALLREKDAFKLAEVEFAALESDGQISVMKKADSQPVTPKTAGIAVQNEPEPKVVIEDGVVNYNGLLQDGYVEGWILSEAKKQGATSDDEVFLAQLDNSNNLYVDLKNDVLKKTPNDPTTKSKLLLLASLKKIQSDLESFAMQTENQAARTSYTESAEQLKRLISETSPFLKM
- a CDS encoding YheC/YheD family endospore coat-associated protein, with amino-acid sequence MNREMNAELCWIKQGERIDCVVRPIPRDITIGSMPMVARFRGDGLTVPIRTEAIRETVIYRCPTTLTVTDEEAMLGEVYAILAGEGHDGFTGARLNFRDIIETAKQERVFIYVIPTPHVSELGPWQGYVRLGYKRWQRIPCPKPEAVYNRIPTRALEHRQSATRARRTLQKLEIPVFNPAYFSKSRIYEIITENGLTSYLPETAGQLEQSTFLSILQRHGAVYLKPSGGSVGHGMLRVEASKGSCWLVHVLKHGRTTHHTCANLQEVWNTVNRERVPGRYVVQQAIPLLEYGGNPCDFRVLLQKQNNTWHMVGRGVRVSGDGTITTHVPNGGSIANADAVLVQAFGTAAGRVQSELEQFVVQAAEAIDSANDGELGEMSMDIGIDRKGHPWFFEANAKPMKFDEPDIRRKSLRGIIGQLRERARST